The Tenuifilum thalassicum genome includes the window TTCTTATCCTTGGTAAGCTTTGCTAGATTTTTGTAAACATTATATCCAGTAATTTCTTCCTGTTGGAATAGTTTAGCATGTTTTACTAGTTCTTCTCGGGTCATTTCAAATTACTTTTTAGAGAAATGATTCTTTAATCTTGCAACAGTATTGGCAATAGTTTCAGCATTTGTAATCTGAACGGTGTTATCAGGCAGGACTTCAGATGTAAAACTCACACCGGTATGGTTAACGCTATATCGAGCGACAATTTCGCTCCCACTCATATGAAACTCTTTAACGCCAACCTTTGCTAAACCAAGTATGTTGCTATGGTTAATCCCACCACCTGCGATTATATTGATATATTCTCCACCAATAACAATCAACCTCTTTATTAGTTCAATGCCATCAGTAGCCCTACTTTTCTGTCCAGATGTAAGAAGATGTGTACAACCACACTCAACCAGTTCTTCAATCACTTTCTCTGGTTCAGGCATTATATCAAAGGCTCGATGAAATGTAAATGTCAATGGTTTTGCTGCTCTGACCAGTTCAAGTGTTCTTTCTTTATCTAGTTCACCATTTGATTTCAATACTCCGCTAACAATTCCATTCACGTTCATCTTTTTACAAATCTCAATATCGCGAAGCATCTGCCTAAATTCCATATCAGAGTATACAAAATCGCCTGGGCGAGGACGAACTAGCACATTAACAGGTATGCTTACCTGACTTAATGTTTCAGCAATACAACCAAACGAAGGTGTAGTTCCACCTACAAAAAGATTTTCGCAAAGTTCAATTCGGTTAGCTCCTCCCTTTTGGGCATTAATGGCACTCTCTACTGAATTCGCACAAACCTCCAAAGTGAACATTGCCTATTGTTTTAATATCGATAAAATTTTATCGCCTTGATTAATGCTGTACCCCGATGAGTTATAAAGGATACTACCATCGTGGCTAACTACAATTACAATAGGGTAAACAGCATCCTCGCCAAGGGACTGAATTACACTTTCTTCAAACTTACCACTTGAATCAACACCAAGCAAGGTGTTTTGTGGATAATCCTTACCTCCAAACACATTCTCCAAACTTAATTCTGATATTGCTTTTTCTTTGGCGCATACAATTGCTACAGGAATTGCTTCCAACTCCTTGTTTAACTGACTAAGATCATTCAGAAGATGCCTGGTGGGTTCCGAAAGCGGATTGATAATAGCAATTATTGCCGGGCTGCTCCCTGTAAGCTGCTCAATACTTTTTTCACCACCAACCAAAGGTAACGTAACATCTGTACTGATTGTATGATTGTTTCTTAACACTATATTGGTTGAGGGAAACTCAATACTAATATTTTGACCTTTATCACTCTCTACCTCTACATGGTAAATTTTACAACTAACGGCACCCGACTTATCCCGGTTGGCAGCAATTATCCTATAAAGGCCTTCAGGGAGTTCAAGGCTTGTAGGGAACTGGTTAAACTTATCGGAGTATTCAAAATCGAGCGTATTATACTTTCCGTTCTCAAACCTTGCTATGGTAAAGTGTTTGTAATATTTAGGGTTATCAACCGCACTATTAGGATCAATACTTATTGTTAGCGTCCCAGTAAGTGGCTGAGTAGTTTCCTCGGCATTAATCCCCTTAACATCTGCATAAATCCACATTCCATTCATAAGAAACTGTGGTTTCTTTGATGTAGGCTCAAGACGCGCAGGAATGCCAAAGCTACGACATGCAGCTACAAAAAATATCGATAACGAGTAGGCATCGGCATGTCGAATCTGGTAAACGCTTTCAGGACTCAGGGGTACTCTGTAGTAGTTACTCTCAATATCAAGAGTAATAAATTCGTTTAGCCATTTGGCTATATTTTGCGGATTGTTGCGGAAAAAGCCAATCTCTTCAAAAGAGAAAGCACTTTGAAGGAAGCTCCTCCATGGGGTAATAAACTCTCTTCCGATTCGAGGTGATAGTACGTATCTGTCAAAGTCAACCAAATCCTTATTATCAAGTAAAGCAGGGAAAGAATCGACGCAAGCTAGATGATCGGCTAAAACTTTGGCAGTAACATCACGGAAATCTTTTTCGCGAAGTGTAGCCAGCATAGCCATCCCAACTGTAACATCTTTTGCATCAAGATTTTTAATGAAGCTATATATCTCGTTCCAATTACCGCGACTTTTTGATAGATAACTCCACGTTTCGGAAATGCTTATACCTTTTTCCATAGCCAAGTTTGCTGCAGTAGAAGAATCGATAAAGGTTTTGATATATCGATTTCGCAGGTCATTCCCATGTTTTATGCGCTTGTCATGCTCTTCCGATTTTTTACTATCTACATTGGCAATCGGTTGTTCATCGGGAGGGACGAGCCTAAGAGTTCTGTTTGTAGAAGGCACCTTGTCGGACAGGGTTAATGTTATCGTATCTTGTGTTCGGTCTGCTTTTTCAAAAGCATATTTACCATTCTTTGAAGCCCAAATCATTAGATCACCAACACCTGTTGTGAGCTTGCATTTTCCTTTACTATTGGTTTGCAGTTTTGCAATAGGATAAAACTCGGCATAGTTGTAGAGCTGAAACTCCACATTTGCATCAGCAACAGGATTGCCAGACATATCGAGCACCGTAACCTCCAACTGACGAGTAGGAGCATAGTTTGGCATCAGGTTGATCTCGGTAAAGAACCTGGTTTGGTTTAACTTTTCTTCAGGGCCATCGTACTTTCCAAAAACGAAGGTTCGAGTCATCATGGCACGTTTAGCGGGGCCAGCAAACCATCCCCTATCCAACTCTGGCTCAGGCTCACAAGCTCCAAGAAAGTGCCATTTCCCATCTACATAAACTTCAACCCAAGCATGGTTATCGTCGGTGTGCGCCCAGCGCGGTGTGTAAACCTGCCGAGCAGGGATGCCCACTGAACGATAGGCAGCAACAGCAAAAGTTGACTCCTCGCCACATCTCCCAAATGCCGATTTTACAGCCGTTAGCGGTCCACAGGTGCGCTCATCAGTCGATTGGTAGGTAACCTTTTCATGACACCAGTAGTTTACCTCAAGGGCAGCCTGATAGGCATCCATACCTTTTAACCTATCCCTCAACTCTTCAAAAAACACCTCACGAGCATTGTCGGTATACTCATTATTCACTCGATAAGGGAGCACAAAGTGCAAAAAGATATCGGCAGGTGCTTTTCGTGCCCATCTAAACTCCTTTTGGGTTTTAAGGGCTAAACGAGCATTTTTAAGCACATATTCCGGCGAATGCATGGCAAGATCACTTAAAGGCATGTATGCATAAAGGAACTCAAAAGCCTCACGCTCCTTAGTGGTTAGTTCTGAATTAATTATGGTTAGTATTGTCGAGTCATACGACTCAACAAGTTTAACTCTGTCAAGAAATTGTTCATGGATCTCTTTGCGTTTACTACTATCCTTGATAAGATGACGATTAAAAATGCTATCGCACGATGTTAAAAGCACAAGTAGTAAAGCGCTGATTCCTAAAACTCTTTTCATGTTTGAGAGAATTTATATTCAAAAATAAAAGTACGGATTTTTTTTCAAAGAGAGTTAAAGAACTTCTAAAACCTGATTATAAAATAAAAAAGCCGCCCAAGTATTTGAGCAGCTTTAGAAAAAAATATCTACTTCTTCTATTTGGCTTGAATGGCTTCCCTTATTTTTGATTCTAACTCGCTTGCTAGTTCAGGGTTATCCAACAAAAGATTTCGAACGGCATCACGGCCTTGGCCCAACTTAGTATCACCATAGCTATACCAAGAGCCACTTTTCTTTATGATGTTAAACTCAACGCCTAAATCGATAATTTCGCCTGTTTTTGAGATGCCCTCGCCAAAAATAATATCGAACTCTGCTTTACGGAATGGAGGTGCTACCTTATTCTTGACAACCTTAACACGAACACGGTTACCTGTTGACTCCTCACCATCTTTTAGCTGATTTAGTTTCCTAATATCGACACGAACAGATGCGTAAAATTTAAGAGCATTACCACCAGTAGTAGTTTCGGGGTTGCCAAACATTACGCCAATCTTATCGCGAAGCTGGTTAATAAAAATGCAGGTGGTATTAGTTTTGCTAATTGTGGCAGTTAGCTTACGTAATGCTTGCGACATGAGTCGAGCCTGAAGCCCCATTTTACTATCCCCCATATCGCCTTCAATCTCTGCCTTAGGAGTTAGGGCTGCAACGGAGTCAATTACAATAATATCGATTGAGCCAGATCGAATCAGGTTATCGGCTATTTCAAGGGCCTGTTCTCCATTGTCGGGCTGAGCAAACAGCAGGTTCTCAACATCAACACCAAGCTTCTCTGCATATGTCCTATCAAATGCGTGCTCGGCATCAATAATAGCGGCTAGGCCGCCCTGCTTTTGTGCCTCTGCAATGGCATGTATGGCCAAGGTGGTTTTACCCGATGACTCTGGTCCATATATCTCAACAACACGTCCTCGTGGATAACCTCCAACGCCAAGCGCCATATCGAGCGCTATTGAACCTGATGATATGACTGGGATTTCAGAGACGGCCTTATCACCAAGTCGCATAATTGCGCCCTTACCAAAATCCTTTTCAATCTTATCGATGGTTGACTGGAGAGCTTTCAGCTTTTCCTTGTTAATCTCCTTCTTCTTCTGTTCCTTATTTTCAGTAGCTTCCATTTACTTATTTATTTCTGATAGTATTTGTTCAACATGCTCTTTGGTTTTCACTTTAGTGAAAACATGTGTAATAACTCCTTCTTCGTTAATTATAAATGTTGTTCGAAGGATTCCGAAATATGTTCTCCCATACATTTTCTTCTCTCCCCAAGCCCCATACTTTTCAGCTATTTCATGATTAACATCGGCAATCAGTTTAAATGGGAGGTTATGCTTGGCAATAAAATTTTTGTGCGATTTTTCTGAATCGGGACTAACACCAACCACTTCCAGCCCCAAGCCTTTCAACTCTTCGTAGCCATCTCGCAAACTACATGCTTCGGCAGTACAGCCGCTAGTATTGTCCTTAGGGTAAAAGTAAAGGATTAACTTCTTCCCCTTAAAGTCGGCTAAAGAAATAGTTTTCCCATCCTGATCTACTCCTACGAAGTCAGGTGCCGAATCTCCTGGTTTTAAATGAGTTGTTTTCATAGTATTATGTTTGTAAAGTTAGTTTTTTGTTGATTAAAATAAAACTACCTTCAAAATTATTTATTAACAATATTGGCAGTGTTTGGTTTTGAGCCAATGAATATTTTTAAGCAAAACATTCAGAATAAAATCGGGAAAAGCGGTAAGCAAACAAGCTGGAAATTCATAAATAAATCAAAATAACTCACCATAAACTAAAAACTATAACATGCAGAATTGTGGTGAACCGTAAAAGACTCTAATTAAACATCCTTAATCAAAAGCATAAAAAAAGCCCCCAAAAGTGGGAGCTTATATCATTAGCAAAATCAGCTTTACTCTAAGCTAACAAGAAGGAAGCCCTTACCAACCTTATCGCCAGGTTTAACATTAACTTCCTTAACCTTCCCAGCCGATGGAGCAATTATTCTGTTATGCATTTTCATAGCATCTAGAATAACAAGGACATCGCCCTCGTTTACCTCCTGACCAGGTTTAACCATAACATCAACAATGGTTCCTGGAATGAAGGCAGTAACATTTTTATCATCGAGTTTAGGATGTATCATACTCATCAAAATTTGGTTTACAATTGGCATTAATGTTTAGAATGGAGGTATTCCATGCTTTTTGAATGGTCGGTCGGCAACCTTAGTGCTCGACACTTCAAGGGCATGAAGCAGTAGCTTACGAGTTTCGCTAGGTTCAATAACAGTATCGATATACCCTTTGGCAGCAGCCACGTATGGGTTAGCAAACTTCTCCTTATACTCTTCAACTTTTTGACGGCGAACGGCTTCTGGATCCTCAGCAGCGGCAATCTCTTTACGGAAAATAATATTTGCTGCCCCTTCAGGTCCCATTACTGCAATCTCGGCACTAGGCCATGCAAAAACAAAATCGGCACGTAAGTGGCGTGAGCTCATTGCAATATATCCACCACCATATGCTTTACGAAGAATAACAGTCATTTTGGGCACTGTAGCTTCGCTATAAGCATAAAGGAGTTTGGCTCCGTGGCGAATCACACCTGCATGCTCCTGATCGATACCGGGGAGATAACCTGGCAGGTCAACCAGGGTGACAAGAGGGATATTGAACGCATCGCAATAGCGAACAAAACGAGCTGCTTTATCAGAGCTGTCAACATCAAGAACACCCGCCATAACCAAAGGCTGGTTAGCAACAAAACCAACGGTTTCGCCGTTCAAGCGGCCAAAACCAATAACAATATTTGCTGCCCATTTTTCTTGGATCTCAAAGAAGTCGGAGTCATCGGCTATAGCTCGTATAACATCCCTAACATCATATGGTTCTTTAGGATCGCCTGGAACGATATCCTCGATTTTATAACTTATTTTGGGCTCTTTAGGCTCAAATCTTCTCGCTTTTCGAGTGTTATTCCATGGTATGAAAGTGATAAGCTTTTTGATCTGCTCAAAACATTCATACTCACTCTCAGAATAAAAATGTGCATTACCAGTAATCATGGAATGCACTTTAGCACCACCCAAATCCTCTTGCGAAATTTCTTCTCCAAGCACCGACTTAATAACTTCGGGTCCAGTGATAAACATCTTGGAGATGTTATTCACCACAAACACAAAATCGGTAAGAGCAGGAGAATAAACAGCACCCCCGGCACAAGGACCTAGTATTACTGATATTTGGGGGATAATACCGCTCGATAAAGTGTTGCGCCAGAAAATTTCACCATATCCAGCGAGGGAGTTAACCCCTTCCTGTATACGAGCACCACCTGAGTCGTTAATCCCAATCAAAGGAATTCGCATGCGGAGTGCATAATCCATTATTTTAGTGATTTTCCTAGCATGCATAGATCCTAGGGAACCGCCAGCAACGGTAAAATCTTGAGCATAAATGGCAACAGGTGCTCCATAAATTGTACCAGTCCCTATTATCACACCGTCACCATGGAGTACTTTTCCATCCATCCCAAAATCGCGGGCTTCATGCTCAACAAACATATCATACTCGTTGAACGAGTCTTCATCAAGAAGAGCAATGATTCGCTCACGGGCAGTTAGTTTACCCATGGCAACCTGCTTGGCTACAGCCTTTTCACCGCCGCCTTGCAGAACCTCTTCTTTTCTTTTCTTGAGTTCTTCAATTTTGTTTTTTAAAGGCATAACTGTTTTTGTTAGTTTGTATTATTTGCCACCATTACCATGCATCTTGGTAATTTATCTGCAAGGTTACGAAATTGGGTTCAAATATAAAAGAAACAGGTCTCTTTTTTAGACCTGCCAATCCATACACCCCTAACTATAAGCACATTAGCCCACAAACAGATGTTTAATATCTATTTGGGAGCCATTCTGTAAAGTCCAATAGCAATAATTGCATAAATTATATTAGGTATCCAAACCGATAGTTCGGGCGATAAGGTTCCTTTAACAGCGAACATAGTTGAAAAACGCATAAAAACTATATATGAAAAGCTCAAGGCTAGTCCTAATCCAATATGAAACCCAATACCGCCCCTTACCTTACGCGACGAAAGTGAAACCCCAATGAGTGTCAAGATAAAGACAGAAAACGGATAGGCAAAACGGCTATACTTCTCAACAATCAAGTACTCAATAGTATCGGCACCCTGCAACTTTTGCTCCTCGATAAAATCATTGAGTTCAAACAGGTTCATTGTCTCAACAATTTTCAATCTTCGATTAAAATCTTCGGGAGTGAGATAAAATGTACTATCTATCTTATCGCCGCGTTCAATCTCCTCACCCTTATCGGTGTAATTTCTGATATAATAACGATTGATAGTCCACTTTTGCTTGGTAGAGTCCCATTGAGCATTATCGGCAATCAACTTGGAGACTAGCCTATTACCGTCAAACTTTTCTATTGAAAGATTATAGGCTGTGTTGTTGAAAGTATTGAACGAACTCATGTAAACAAACATCCCAGGCCTTACCTGTCGGTGTATGTTTCTATCGGTATTGACATAGGGTCGTTTTATATACTTTGACTCAAAATCAAGCCGAACTGCATTAGCCGGAGGAATTACAAAACTATTAAGGATGAATGAAAGAACAGCAATGAATAGGGCTGAAATAAAGTAGGGATAAAGCATTCGCTTAAAGCTCACTCCACTGCTAAGTATCGCAATAATCTCAGTGTTATAAGCCATTTTTGAAGTGAAGAAGATTACTGCGATGAAAACAAAAAGGGAGCTAAACAGGTTGGCAAAGTAGGGGATAAAATTCAAATAGTAGTGGAAGATGATATCGTATAGAGGTGCATCTTTTTCCAGAAAATCATCTATCTTTTCAGCAACATCAAAAATTACAGCGATGCCGATTATTAAGATTATGGCATAAAAATAAGTACCTATGAATTTTCTGATAATATACCAATCAATAATTTTCATAATTTCTACAATCGCCTTGAAACTTTTTTAACCATTTCGTTTTTCCATGCTAAAAAATCGCCTTCTAATATATGACGGCGGGCCTCTTTTACCAGCCATAAATAAAACCCGAGGTTATGAATGCTAGCTATTTGAGGGCCAAGCATCTCTTTTGCAATAAACAGATGGCGCAAATAGGCCTTTGTATAACGGCTATCAACAAATGTTGGGCCAAATGGATCAATTGGAGAAAAATCGTTCTGCCATTTTTTATTCCTAATATTGATAATGCCTTCGGAGGTGAACAGCATACCATTCCTTCCGTTACGAGTAGGCATTACACAATCAAACATGTCGACCCCTAAGGCAATAGATTCTAGAATATTCTCAGGGGTTCCAACCCCCATCAGGTATCGGGGTTTATCCTTGGGCAGAATGCCATTAACGACCTCCACCATTTGGTACATCACTTCTGCAGGCTCACCCACCGACAAACCTCCTATGGCATAACCATCACGGTTATATTTTTGAACGTTCTCAGCGGCACGTTTTCGTAAATCGGAATAAACACACCCCTGAATAATTGGGAATAGGGTTTGGCTATACCCATAATGAGGTTCTGTACTATCGAAACGCTGAACGCACCTATCAAGCCACCTCTCCGTTAAATCGAGCGATTTTTTAGCATAATCGTAATCGGCATCACCAGGAGGGCATTCATCGAATGCCATCACAATATCGGCACCAATTACGCGTTGAATGTCCATTACACTCTCAGGGGTAAATAAATGTGCCGAACCATCGATATGAGACCTGAACGATGCTCCTTGTGCAGTTAGCTTGCGCATATCGGCAAGGGAAAAGACCTGATAACCACCGCTATCGGTAAGTATTGGGCGATTCCAACTGGCAAACTTATGCAAACCACCAGCCTGTTTTAGAACGTCTAGTCCTGGACGCAAGTATAAATGATAGGTATTACCTAGTATAATTTGAGCCTTAATATCGTTCTCTAATTCCCTATGTAAAACACCCTTTACACTGCCAACTGTTCCAACAGGCATAAATATCGGTGTTTCAATCTGGCCGTGATCTGTTGTAATTAAACCTGCACGGGCCTGCGACTGCAAATCAGTCCCTAATAACTTAAATTCCATTTACTTACAAAAATAACTGCACAAAGATAACCTAAAAACTATAAAGGACGGGTTTCTATTTTGATTTGTTAGCTAAAACCTAAAGCATTATATATTAATGAGCCAGTGGGGCTCCTCGCTTATTGTTTCTCCAGCGTAGTAAACCCTCTCAAGATACAATCCAGGAGCAGGGGCTGTGAACTTTGCAGGAAGAGATGAATACTCATTGAAAAAGCGTTTAACATCACCTTCCGTAAGTTTCCCAATTCCAACCTGAACAAGAGTACCTACCATTCTGCGCACCTGTTTCCAAAGAAAGTGAGAGCCAACAATATGGATAAGAACCGAGTCGTCTATCTCAAAGACCTTGGCTCTTTCAATCTTAACAAGAGTAGAACCCCCTTCCTTATCTGGAGCACCAAACGACCGATAATCCTTCATACCTACATACTGTTTACATACCGTGGCCATTGCCTCAACATTTAACGGCTCTTTCACCCACCAGGAGTAATCCTTTCCAAAAGCTGTTCGTCTTTTTGAGATATGATAAACGTAACTTCGGTATTTAGCATCGTAACGAGCATGGAAACGAGGGTTTACTTTAATCATCTCATTTATGTTAATTGAGACAGGTAAAACCTCATTCAGACGTTTTAGAGCAATATACGGAGGCATGGCAGAATCAATATCAAGATGTGCTACTTGCCCAAGTGCATGGACTCCAGCATCGGTTCTACCTGCGCCATATAGTTCAAAGTTACTTATCTTGAATACATCCTTAATGGCATCCATCAACTTGCCCATTATTGTATCGGCATTTTTTTGGAACTGCCATCCTTTATATCTAGAGCCATCATACTCTATTGTTAACTTATATCTTGGCATCAGTTCGGATAATTATTTAAAAACAAAATTAGTTGAAAAAGGGATAAAAAAAAGTGGGTAAGCTACTTATATCGCACCGCTACAACCGCCTACCCTTGCTACCTTCCGGTCCTGGGGGGATTCAGCAGGAGCTGGTCGTATAAGACTTACCCGCTGCAAATATAGCTAAAGTTTACTTTGCCAATAAATATTTCTAACTTTTTTTAGCAATTTGCATATATTTGCAATGAAACTAAACCTATACTAAAATGGAAAAGAAATCGAACAGTATGCTTAAGCACTCCATGAACTATGGATTAATCATGGGTGTTTCATTAGTTATCTTAAGCCTAATCGTTTATTTAATGGGTATCCTAAAGCCTCCTTTTTGGGTAAGCATTATTAATTGGATTATTGTAATCGCAATAATTTATATTGGCTCAAAAAAGTATCGCGATGAAGTACTTGGTGGAGCCATTGGTTATGGTAATGCGGTGGGTTATGGTGTTCTAGTTTCAGCATTTAGTGCAGTTATCACATCATTTTTCACCATCCTTCTTGTTACAGTAATCGATCCAGAGTATGTAAATAAACTTTTAGTTGTAGTTGAAGAAGAAATGGTTAACAAAGGATTACCCGATGAGCAAATAAGTGCTGGATTGGAAATGTCTAAAAAATTCATGTCGCCAATATTTATGTTCTTTTCAGGTTTACTTGGTTCTGTTCTAACAGGATTAATAATTTCATTGATTACTTCAATTTTTGTTAAGAAGGAGGCCGCTCCTTTTAAAGACCAGGTGATAGAATAACATTCTCATGGATATAACAGTCGTAGTTCCACTTTATAACGAGGAAGAATCACTTCCCGAACTAATGGAATGGATTGATCGGGTTATGACTTCCAACCATTTCACCTACGAGGTTATCATGGTTGATGATGGCAGCAACGATAACAGCTGGGGAGTCATTGAAAGTTTGAAGCAAAAGTATAGCAACCTTCGCGGTATAAAGTTTCGTAGGAACTATGGCAAATCGGCTGCGCTGCAGGTTGGTTTTACCGCTGCCACAGGCGATGTGGTTATCACCATGGATGCCGACCTGCAGGACAGCCCCGATGAGATACCCGAACTTTATAGAATGATTAAAGAAGAAGATTTCGATATTGTTTCGGGTTGGAAGAAAAAGCGTTACGACCCATTGCTTACCAAACGAATCCCGAGTAAGCTATACAATGCTACCGTTAGAATGGTAAGCGGAATAAAGCTCCACGACATGAACTGTGGGCTTAAGGCTTACCGAAGCAATGTGGTAAAAAGCATTGAGGTTTACGGCGAGATGCATCGTTACATCCCAGTTTTAGCCAAACAGGCTGGATTTAGACGTATTGGGGAAAAGGTAGTTCAGCATCGAGAACGTAAGTATGGTACATCCAAGTTTGGTTGGACTAGGTTTATCAATGGATTTCTCGACCTCATGTCGGTTATTTTTGTTTCTAAATTTGGCAAAAAGCCAATGCACTTTTTTGGCTCTCTTGGCACACTCATGTTTCTGACAGGGGGTGCCATTGCAGCATGGCTTATAGGTAGTAAGCTTTGGGCTCAATACCACCATCTAAAATACCGGCCAGTAACCGATCAGCCCCTTTTCTACATTGCATTAGTGGTAGCAATTGTTGGCGTACAACTATTTACAGCAGGTTTTATTGGCGAACTGGTCTCGCGTAGCTCATCGGACAGAAATGTCTACCTAATCGAAAAAGAGCTATGATTCAAAGAATTACAAAAACTATTGCTAAACAACATAAGTTTAAATAGTACGATAATCGTACTATTTTTTTTTATTTGTATTAACTAAAGTTTACAACTATGAAAGCACTACTTAATCACCGCTCAATCAGGAAATACAAAGGCGACCCAATTGACGATTCGTTACTTCAAGAAATACTAACCGCTGGCACACGTGCATCTACCACGGGCAACATGCAGGTTTATAGTATTATTGTAACCAGAGACGAAGAAGTAAAACGCCAGCTGCTACCCTTACATTTTAACCAGCAAATGGTAATGCAGGCACCCGTTGTACTAACATTCTGTGCCGATTTTAACCGGTTTAACAAGTGGTGCAAACAGCGCAATGCCAATCCTGGTTACGACAACTTCTTATCATTCTTCACTGCCGCTATTGATGCCCTACTTGCCGCTCAAAACGTTTGCATTGCGGCCGAAGAAAAAGGTTTGGGAATATGTTACCTAGGAACAACTACATACACCGCCGATAAAATTATTGAGGTGCTAAAGCTACCCAAAGGTGTGGTACCAGTAACTACAGTTGTAATGGGCTACCCCGACGAACAACCTGAATTAACGGACCGTTTACCTCTTGCGGGTGTTATTCATCATGAAGTTTACCATGATTATTCTGAAGGTGATATCGATCAGATTTACCAACAGAAAGAGTCCTTACCGCTCACTAAGAAACTCCTTGAGGAAAACAAAAAAGAAACATTAGCCCAAATATTTACCGATAACCGTTATACCTTAAAGGATAATGTGACTTTCTCCAAGAACCTACTTAAAGTACTGGAGCAGCAAGGCTTTATGAACAACGACAGAACGGAGTAATTTCTGTTACTAAATAGTTGAAAGGGTGAAAGCAACTAAAGATTCACCCTTTTTTTTATTTTATCAGATAAACAAAAGATAATCTATTTATTTTTTACTGGTATAATCCCATAACACCTTATCTTAGCACTAAAATTTCTACATGGAGCAGGTTGACATCTCAAAACTTTACCTATTAGTCGAGGATTTTTTTAAAAACGACACCACTGGCCACGACTGGTGGCATGTTATAAGGGTTACCAAGCTCGCATTGCAAATTGGCCAAAAAGAAGGAGCCAATCTGGGAATGGTGGAGCCAGCTGCTCTTGTTCATGATTGTGACGACTGGAAATTATCTGCCGGTGAAGGCTATCCAAATACGATACATATCCTTTCGAATGCAGGGTATAGGCAAAAGCAGATAGATGAAATTATAGAAATTGTGAAACAGGTTTCCTTCAAAGGAGCAGGTGTTGACACCACACCCAGCTGTATTGAGGCAATGGTGGTACAGGATGCCGATAGAATCGACGCAATAGGGGCAATTGGTATAGCAAGGGCATTTGCCTATGGGGGCTCTAAGAATCGCCCTATGTACCTTCCCGAGGTCAAACCTCAACTACATCAATCATTCAACGAGTACAAGTCTTCAAAAAGCCATACCATCAACCATTTTTATGAGAAGCTACTACTT containing:
- a CDS encoding copper homeostasis protein CutC, producing the protein MFTLEVCANSVESAINAQKGGANRIELCENLFVGGTTPSFGCIAETLSQVSIPVNVLVRPRPGDFVYSDMEFRQMLRDIEICKKMNVNGIVSGVLKSNGELDKERTLELVRAAKPLTFTFHRAFDIMPEPEKVIEELVECGCTHLLTSGQKSRATDGIELIKRLIVIGGEYINIIAGGGINHSNILGLAKVGVKEFHMSGSEIVARYSVNHTGVSFTSEVLPDNTVQITNAETIANTVARLKNHFSKK
- a CDS encoding biotin/lipoyl-containing protein; translation: MSMIHPKLDDKNVTAFIPGTIVDVMVKPGQEVNEGDVLVILDAMKMHNRIIAPSAGKVKEVNVKPGDKVGKGFLLVSLE
- a CDS encoding transglutaminase-like domain-containing protein — encoded protein: MKRVLGISALLLVLLTSCDSIFNRHLIKDSSKRKEIHEQFLDRVKLVESYDSTILTIINSELTTKEREAFEFLYAYMPLSDLAMHSPEYVLKNARLALKTQKEFRWARKAPADIFLHFVLPYRVNNEYTDNAREVFFEELRDRLKGMDAYQAALEVNYWCHEKVTYQSTDERTCGPLTAVKSAFGRCGEESTFAVAAYRSVGIPARQVYTPRWAHTDDNHAWVEVYVDGKWHFLGACEPEPELDRGWFAGPAKRAMMTRTFVFGKYDGPEEKLNQTRFFTEINLMPNYAPTRQLEVTVLDMSGNPVADANVEFQLYNYAEFYPIAKLQTNSKGKCKLTTGVGDLMIWASKNGKYAFEKADRTQDTITLTLSDKVPSTNRTLRLVPPDEQPIANVDSKKSEEHDKRIKHGNDLRNRYIKTFIDSSTAANLAMEKGISISETWSYLSKSRGNWNEIYSFIKNLDAKDVTVGMAMLATLREKDFRDVTAKVLADHLACVDSFPALLDNKDLVDFDRYVLSPRIGREFITPWRSFLQSAFSFEEIGFFRNNPQNIAKWLNEFITLDIESNYYRVPLSPESVYQIRHADAYSLSIFFVAACRSFGIPARLEPTSKKPQFLMNGMWIYADVKGINAEETTQPLTGTLTISIDPNSAVDNPKYYKHFTIARFENGKYNTLDFEYSDKFNQFPTSLELPEGLYRIIAANRDKSGAVSCKIYHVEVESDKGQNISIEFPSTNIVLRNNHTISTDVTLPLVGGEKSIEQLTGSSPAIIAIINPLSEPTRHLLNDLSQLNKELEAIPVAIVCAKEKAISELSLENVFGGKDYPQNTLLGVDSSGKFEESVIQSLGEDAVYPIVIVVSHDGSILYNSSGYSINQGDKILSILKQ
- the bcp gene encoding thioredoxin-dependent thiol peroxidase is translated as MKTTHLKPGDSAPDFVGVDQDGKTISLADFKGKKLILYFYPKDNTSGCTAEACSLRDGYEELKGLGLEVVGVSPDSEKSHKNFIAKHNLPFKLIADVNHEIAEKYGAWGEKKMYGRTYFGILRTTFIINEEGVITHVFTKVKTKEHVEQILSEINK
- the recA gene encoding recombinase RecA; this translates as MEATENKEQKKKEINKEKLKALQSTIDKIEKDFGKGAIMRLGDKAVSEIPVISSGSIALDMALGVGGYPRGRVVEIYGPESSGKTTLAIHAIAEAQKQGGLAAIIDAEHAFDRTYAEKLGVDVENLLFAQPDNGEQALEIADNLIRSGSIDIIVIDSVAALTPKAEIEGDMGDSKMGLQARLMSQALRKLTATISKTNTTCIFINQLRDKIGVMFGNPETTTGGNALKFYASVRVDIRKLNQLKDGEESTGNRVRVKVVKNKVAPPFRKAEFDIIFGEGISKTGEIIDLGVEFNIIKKSGSWYSYGDTKLGQGRDAVRNLLLDNPELASELESKIREAIQAK